Part of the Bubalus bubalis isolate 160015118507 breed Murrah chromosome 9, NDDB_SH_1, whole genome shotgun sequence genome is shown below.
GTCCCCCCCACAGTAAAACAGAGTGGTAAGCCTGGACCCCTCTCCTTATCTTGGGCCAAGATTATAATGCATCACTCTGTGTCCCAGTCAGCTGTTTAGGATATGCAGTTTTAACCCCTCTTGGGTCTGGAAGGTGGTCCCTGGCAAAGTAGTGGACTTTTGCCACTGTATCACACTGAACCTCAGCTCAGTTGTTGCAGAACTCAAGCCTTTTTGTCGGTCTCTCAGCCTTTATTTTCACCTCTACTAcacacaggttctttaccccaAAAAATTGCTCTGGAGTACCACTCAGCCCAAGTCCTTTCTAGCTCTTTCCACGGCTCTCCGTTGTCCTCAGGATGAGGTTGAGAACTCCTCTGCTTCCCAGTCAAGCCCCTGCAATGGATGGCTCCAGGCTTACATCAAGCCACACTTTTCCCTTCTCATGACCACAATGCTCACTCACCTGAATATTAGCTCCTTGAATTCCACTGGCACCTCCCAGAATTTTCTGAGCATGCCAGTCCCTTGGCTAATGCTCAACACACCTTTTGGTCCCACTCAACCATACTGTCTCATTTGAGACACAGAATGCCTTCCTCTAACACTCTACCTGAGCTGGGAAAGGGCACTCTTGGTGCCTGGAAGCTCCTGGAGGGCTAGGACCAGGTTCACTGCCATATTCCCAGCACTCAGTACATGGCTGAAACATAAGCAATACCCAATAAACACGTTGTGTGAATGAAACAAATGAGCACAGtaagttttcatttattctggAGTGGGTTAGAATGAGCATTTCAGCCAAAAATGTGTGCTGCATTGCTGCCCAAAATTGTGTCCACAAGTTTTAGAACAGGCCTGTGAAGGGAAGGAAGAGCCCCATGAGGCTCACACCTGGACACTGAATCCTGAGGCTCGACAGCCCAGCTGACTATACCAGAACAGATTAATGGTGAGAGAGAGAACAAATGAATGTTTCCCTGTCAGGTAGAGGGCAGTCGGGCAGCTCAGGCTGCACCTAGGCACAACCAGGGCCCCGGTGACTGCAAATCTACAGAGGTGTATGTCTCTGATTTTAGTCTCCACCATTGCTACTAAAGGCCCTCTTTCGTCTGAGGTCACTAGTCCCCAGTACTTACACCCTGTGATCAGTTCAAATTCCTGGCAAGGCCCTGTCCTTCCCTGTGACATCATCTCCTACCACCATGAGGTGTTAAGTCATACTTTCTCCCTTCCTACCTTCCCTTCAAAAGCACCCTTCAGGGTGATGTCTGGTCCCAGGTCATTGACCCCCATGGCCCATCCACCAAGTACCCTGTCCTGATCAACTCGCTGAGGGTGTAGGCCACCAATCGATCCTTGTGCTGAGGCTCCTGGTGCTGTCTGCTGTGACTCAGGAACACATGATGCTATCCTCCAGCAATACATGGGCCAACGTGCCTCTCCATAAGCCAGCTGCTGCCTACCATGGCCATAGCTGAGGAGGACCTGGAGACCACCTCCTCCACACTGGCCTCCAAGGCTTAGAGGACAACAGGCCTGGGAAAGCCTGGATCACATCTGAAGAGGTGAGGTGTGAGCAGCAAGGCCTTCTCCATGCTAAGGTATAGCCACAACTTGCTGAATCCAGCTTCCTGGGGTGGTAGGTCCCAAGGGCTGGGATACTGTCCATGGTCAGCTGCATCACCACCACCAAGGTCCTTGAGTGGAGTCAGGGTGACAAAGGACCTGTGATTGCAAGTGGGCTCCTCAGACAGGTACTCACTTTGCTGACAAGATGCTGTTGGCTCTGTGCTGTCCACACCTGACTACAGTAATCCTGATTGTGGCTGAGCAGCTTCCAGGGCCATGACAGCAGCAATGGTGGCTGGAACCTTTACCCAGCCTTGTACTGGGTCGACAAGTGTTCCCCCCAAAAGGCCTGTCCAATTCCTAACCACCGATACCTGTGAACCTAACTTTACCTGGGAACacatctttttagatttttttttaaaaaaggatcatGGGAAGAATGCATCCGAGACCAGGGTGCGCCAAAAtccagtgactggtgtccttacacaAAGACTCACAGGAAAAgttcatgtgaagacagaggcggAGACTGGCATGACGCTGTCACAAGCCAAGGGATGCCTGGAgccaccaggagctggaggaagcaaGAAGGCAATCCTGCTTCTTCCCAGTTAACTTGTCCTGACTGTGGGAGGGACTCGGTCAGGCCTCCATCAAAGATAAGCCACCCAGGCCCCGGCCCTTCCCCCAAGAGAGGACCATGGCAGCAAGTCCCAAGTCCCTGAGGACATGTCACCACAGGGACATCTTCCTCCGCTGCCTTCTTCGATCTTGAGATGCTTTCCCTTGTGGTGTCAGCATCCAGAAATGTGAATGGTGGCAGCACATGCTGTTGAGAAACCCACAGTGAAAGCTGTGTGGAGAATGCAGGTCCAGAGCAAAAGTCATGTGGCAGGCAGTATGGGAGTATTCCTCGCCATAGACTTCCGAGTGACACGGCTTATGCCCACACCTTTATCATCTCAAATACAGGATCCCAGGGATCTCGTGTGGGGCGTCTCTGTGGAGCCCCTGATTCGGTCTCCACTAGCACACATACTGAAGGGATACCAGGGCACTTCAGGCCCCATTCCCCAAGCTGGACCATTTGATATCCAGGGCCTCCTCTGCTCTGGCAGTTGACAAAATTCTTACGATGTTTTTTTATTTAGTGCAATCACCTTTCCTTCACCTCCCCAAGGAGGCAGATCTTTATCCTCTGAAGGCATGCTGGATGGTTTCTGCCTCAGCTGAGTGGCTGCATCAAGAATGGTTCACACTTCTCCCAACGGTCAAGGTTAACCAAGCACGGGAGGCCAAGGTCCCACCTGGAGCTCAGAACTTGAACAGTACGTGGTCTGAGAGTGGAGAGGCGACAAAACTAGATAGGTTTCTGCAGAGAGGCAGTCACCAAGGGGCTCCTTCCAGAGGGGCAGGTAACACCACTCTCCCCCTGGGGCAGGACCGGAGTTGAGAAGGGCTGCTTGGGGAGGGGGGTGCCGCTCCTCCACCTGCACACTGATGACCCCTAGGTGACAAATGTCCCCCAAACACTGTGCAAATGCCCAAGATGGAGAGGCATCCCAAAAGTGTACTCAGTGGAACAGGCCCTAGGAGGGCGCTGCTGGAGACACAAAGTGCCCTCCTTGCAGGGATGGTTCTGGGGCTGCATTCCCCAAACCTTGGGAACCTTCAGCCAGATTCAGCTGGGCTTCTTCAAAGTCAGCTAGTGTACTGAAGTACAAGATCACCTTACTCCACGGTGATTTGAAATTGCACTTAAAAACTCTATTAGAATTCATGGAGCAGAAAATGAACCCTGCCCAATTATGTATGAGCAAAACCCAAACAGCAGTGTGGGCCTCTGGAAGCTGCCCTGCAGGCCGTCGGGAGAATGGAGGTTTCGGAGCCGCTCCAACACTGGGTCTCTGgccctggacttctctggtgaccaGGAGCTGCCCTGCCCCCCACACCCTGCCTTCCTGCGCTGGCAACAGGGTGGAGGCACCCTGCCCATCCTGCTGCAGGTGGGCCAGACACCCAGGGCTACGACGGGTgcagagttttgtttttctttatttgtctACATTCAGCTCAATTCAGATGTACTGCTTGAATGATGCagacataccaaaaaaaaaaaaaaaaagaaaccccactCTTTCCcactggtttttaaaataaaatcttcacttataaaactgaaacactaaagcattaaaatacagaaagCTCGTTTAACTCACTTCACAAAAGCATTAACAGATGATGTATCCCTTCTGTGACTATTTCAAGACAAACTGAGTTAACACTAACACCAATCGTAAATAGACAGAGGGATACTTAACTGCAAGAACTCAAAAAACTCTACTCAGACAAAGTTGTAATGGCAACTAACAAACCATTGAAGACACGGAGTCCCAAACACGGCTAAATATGGGTCACAGGACGGGTCACGGGGGTGACCAGCTGCACCTCACGACACGGCAACGTGGACAGGGGAGGGCGGAGGGGCCTGGAGAGGCCGGTTGACATGTTAACTGTGATGCATAAAACTGAATCTTACAACGGGAGGATTAAGTGCAGAAGGTACAAATCTTCACCCCCTCGGGGGCTTTATCTGTATTGGTAGTTCATGCTGTGGTCTGCGTTTCTGCCATAGCCCCCTTGTGATGACTGGTAGGAGCTGGGAGGACCGCTGTAATTCTGGCCGGACCCTGGAGAGTTGTAGTTCGACTGTGACGAGTAGCCTCCTAACCGAGAGAGGAATGGGTCAGAAGTGAGGGGCACAAGACCCACCCCTGGTCAGTGCTCGGGCATCAGCCAACACTAGACAGGGCTGTGTCTGTCCATGAGATTGAGCAGCAGAGCAGCCCTGAAGTGCCCCTTTGTTAAGTGCCTTTCCAGGGTCAGTGGGTCTCGTTCTCACATGAGCCCTGAAAGGTGGGGCCATCAAGCAGGGCTTACAAGGAGTAGGGATCTGTCCAGTCACAGATGTGTCAGCCATAGGAGCTGTAATCAGGTGCTGCCTGAGCGCAAGGCTGGACTCACCACCCCCATCACACAGCAGGCTGTTTGGCCCTCACTGTTCTCAGCATTTTCCCCTGCTGCTGCCAACATTTACAAGAGGGCAATTTCTGGACTTCTCtagcagggggcagggggctcaggtttgattgcttgtaggggagctaagatcccacatgctatgtggccAGAAAGTTTCAAGAAGTAGAATAAAATTGGGATCTTAAGAACTCCTGTGGGCTCTGTTGGCTCTGAGTTTaagcctcccctcaccccactgtgccacctgcttCCCCAGGCCCACCTTGTTTGCCTTGGTATGAGGAGCCGCCCCCAGAACCTCCGTAGCCCCCATGTGACCCTGGGTTGTAGGACGATCCGCCTGAGCCGTAGCTGTTCCCGCCGCTTCGGCCTCCACTACCACTGTAGTCTGGAGGAGAGAAGACAGTGTGGTTAAGGGGCTGTGGCCGCGACGTGGCTGGGCACGCTAGGTTTACCCTTGGCTGAGACCATAGGCCTTTGCAGAAATCCCTGTCTTAACTGTTTAAACTCGGCAACCTGTCCAACCATGAAGTGCCAGGAGTCACTGGAGTCCTGCAATGGCACCACGTTCTGAAGCCCAATTCCATCCTGCCTGCTCCaagcctcctcccttctcccacctgGCACCCAGCGACCCCTGCCGGGCCCACTCACAGACAGCACAGCTTCCTTAAGGACAGCCCAAGGATGCCCCGAGTCTTGTGCTATATCTCCACAGGAGGCGAAGAAGGGGGCAGTAACTGAGCATCTGCTGGGGGCTGTCTCCAGAGCCTAGCCCTGGAGGTGAGCTCATAGCAGCTGGCCTGGCCTCAAAGGCTCTATCTATTCTGGTGCCCCAGCCTCTGGaaccatggagaaggcaacaAGAAGGGCACAGCAAAGACTCGGACTGGGAGACCCGCTGCCAGGGCTTTCCTGACGCCTGCCCTGAGGCCAGTGTCGCTAGGCTCTCCACCATGCCTGGGGAGGTGCTCTGCCAGCCAACTCACTGAATTTGCTCTCGTAGCTGTAGTCGGAtccgcctcctcctccaggggagccgTAGGAATTGGAGTACGAGGAGTAGTTGCCTTGCCCATGACTGTAGCCTTTCTGCTTGCCCTGTGGGGGCCCGTAGTTGCCGTACTGGCTCTGGCTGTAGGACTGCTGCTGGCCTTGGTGGGGCTGGTAGCCTGAGCCGTATGAGGGCTTCTGTTGGCCCCCGTGCGGCTGCTTCTTGCCGGCGTGTTTTGGGGGCACTGGGGAGTTGTAGCTGTCACCTTGGTAGTAGGAACCGTAGCCAGAAGAGCCAccaccgcccccgccgccgccaccaccgGCATTCCCCGAGTGCCCTCCGTTGCTGTAGAACTGACCTAAACAGGAAGGCAGCAGGTCAGGcggaggagagggagatggggaagggcaGGAGGGGGTGGTTGCAGCTGCGGGCCCTGAAGGCTGACCCACAAGCCCATGGCCCAGGCCgggacagagggacagaggcAGGACAGCGAGGAGTGGCGGCTCCGGTCCATCAGGCAGCCTGGTTGGGGCTGGCCCCAGCCTTCAGCTCCACTCACCCATCAGCTGACGACAACAATGGATCTTTGCCAAGCAGCGGCACGACAGCAGGCCGACAGCAGCTTTTGCAGCAGATGTCAACATTATAGTGAGATGGGCTCCAAGCGCGGGATGACATTCACGACTAGCTTGCTGCTACCCAGATGTCCCCAACAGTGACAGGAAAAGCAAAGCCCCACAGAAGCAGCCAGCTCCCACCCTGTCCTCCTCCCCTCGCCCCCCAACTCCCCGCTGTGCTGGGAAGAGGCTCACTCGGCAGTCCAAGCCCTGTGACCTCAGGAGATATTCTGTAATGATGCCCCTAAAGCCAGAGCCATTCATGGAAGACTAGCTGGTCTGACCAATGACCTGGGATGTCTCCCGGGTGTGACTTCCACAGCCTCGTGGGGAAATCAAACACCAGAGTTCGGTTCCCAACGCCCAGGTGAGGCCTCCCACAGGGCACCCCCCCTCATTCCCAGCACAGCTGCCGGGCACAGGCAGGACCCAGTGGCAGGACTAACAAGTATGCAGCGAGGCCGCCACATTCTCAGGCCCTGAAGCAGAGAATGTCACGATGGATACCCGCCTCCCCAATGCTGGTTGCTAAGTATAGACCCTGGTTTGTTAACAGACCCCAACACTCAGATGGATCCATGGGGGATGGGCCTGATAAGGCAAGGTGATGGAAGGCGGAGGTCAGGTCATGTGGGTGGCTCCCTGACCCAGCCAGGCAATCCCCGACGTTCACGCAAGGGCAGCAGAGCCCCTGGAGCAGGCAGACCTGGGCACACTACCTCTGgatggctgctgcccctgacacAGCCAGCCATTGTGTGTGCCCGGGAtagtggaggagaagggaatgctcCCACACACCCAGTCCTTCCTTCCTATATTTAGCAACAATAGTCTCCAGTCTTTTGAATGAGGTGAATCTGGGAGTTCCCAAGGACCTTCCACCCACTGCAGATATATGCCTCGTACCACTGTGTCTTGAGTGGTTTGGACAATAATTTGGATAGAGCTAATTTGCCACATAAGTTAATTTCCTCGAGACCCCTCCACTCAGCCCACCAGAAGGCAGAAACACCAGGGAGAAGGCTGTGTCCCCAGTGTGAGAGAAAACATGCTTTGGTTCCTGGAGGAGGGGCGGTATCCCCTTGAGACTCCCCCCTCCTCTCTGAAGCCCACCACCTCAGCTGCCCACGGCCTGCACTGAGCGCCTCCTCGCCCCTCCGCCAGCGTGGGGATGAATGAAGACGCCAAGGACTGAGGGCTTGTTACTTTAACatgtattgattaaaaaaaaaaataataaaggggaGGGAAAGTTTTCAACGTCATTTCAGGATAACTATTTCCTGGTATAAAAAGACATTATTCTCAAACAATAacgttcttaaaaaaaaaaaaaatacatcatgcAATTGaagttttcaaaagtttcactgAATGTTTCAAACCCCTGGAACAAACTATGGAGTAACCGTTTTGACCAGTATTTTTCCTGAATAAACGCAAAATCTTGCAAGTCAATGCAGAGGCAGGCTTTGCTCCAACAACTGTTGATCAGAGCCAAAACCACACTCGTTCCCAAGAAGGGCTCCCGCCAGGAAACGAGGGTCTCATTCAAGAGCCAGAACGCCTTGGTGCACCTCTACATGCAGGGAGAAGCCCCAGCTCAAGCCTGCAACTTCCGGAGAGAGGGCAGTAGCTTTCCAGGCCTTTTGGAAGCTGTCGTGGGAGCAGGCTGGCAGCACAGGGCCTGCTGAGGGGCTTGGCTCCTCACTGGAGAATTAGGCGCTATGTATTAGGCTCTTTCTACTTGGATATTTTTAAAGccccatttaaaagaaaaaggaaaaaagaaaaagaaaaatccttaagAATCCCATGCATTTGCAGTGATGAGTAGGACTTGCAAAATTCTACGTTCTCATTTCCTTAAAGCCTGTCTGTTTCTTGCACTAAGAGTGGAAGCACAGTTTTGATACCTTTGAGAGTTCACCTCTAGCTAAAGCAGCCACAGAATATCACACTCCGGAACAAGAACCCACCAGAGCAGTTACAAAAGATGGAAGAGGTTAACTTAGCACAATGTACAATTCCCCAACGTTCCCAATGTTTCACATGCTTATGAAAAAAAAGGCAGATTGCTCTGGATTCGGATGTGGTGAAACTGTTACTGTCAAAGGCATCAAAGAGATTTGGGGATTTGTTAAAAGGTTAAAAATTCATACAAAACCTGCTGTAAATTAAGACAAAGGTAGATTAAAATGCATTATTATCTGTCTCTTAAATAAAGTAATGCTTTCCATAAAAAGCAAAGGTGGGCTTTTGCCTTGATGCTGACCAACGCTGGCTCTAGAATTCTGTGCAGTTCTGCACAAAAACGCATTCtctgaaaaattgttttccacttATTGTGAACTTCAATAGGACCAAGTTCAAAGGCAAATCACGATAAAAACTGCCATTGTCTTAAATTCTGCAGGCTAAGAGTTTCAGACAAGCTGCGGTGACAAGCCACGGTTGAGAAACCCAGTGAAGCACAGGGCACAGCACGGACACTTTGGGTTTTGGAGTTCGAGAAAATTGGAGTAAAAAGTTGATTTTGTGTGCAATACTTTTAGATGCTCTAGGAAGACCCAAAATCATGATAGCCGTAGCAGTCTGTGAAAAAGTCACCTACAAAAGGGGGAGacagagcagagaaaaaaaattagaattcttTTGAAAAAGGGCACAGAGCGCCACATTTGAAATTCATGTTTTAGATTTCTCTGCTCCTGTAACCCCCCAATGAAGGCTCCTTCTCAAGACAAGAGCTGTGCACTGTCAGGAAAAGCGTATTCACAGGTTTGGTGCTTCGCATGGCTTAAAgcagagaaatttaaaattttgatttttaacgAATTTGCCAGTTAGTTATACAATGTGAGCCTTAACATTTAGAGAGTAAATTACACTTCTGCAGCATGGGGGCGCTGGAGGACCACTTGCCCTAACACCAAGCACAGGTGCCAGCCGCCCATGAATCTCAGGGAGGCTGTGGCTGCTAATACTGCTGGGCCACCCTGCTCTAACTCAGGCCACGGGAGCTAAACTGCAGCTTCTTCCCAAGCTCAGACAAAGAGAAACACGCACTTACTGTAGCCGGCAGTCGCTGAGTTGCCTCCATACCCATAGCTGCCATACCCGGCGCCTGAAAGGGAATGGGACAGGGTCACCAGGGTGGGAGATGGTCTGCCCCACCCATGCCTCttatggcgggggtggggggtgggggtggggttcccACCCACTGCAGGGAGCAGGCCAGGCCCCTGGGGACAGCACAGGACAGGGTCCTCACCAGCATTCATGTAGCCTCCATGGTTGGCACCACcgaaccctctccctctccctcgaCCACGGatgttccctcctcttccccgTCCTCggaggttggggggtgggggtactTCATTGTGCATGGGACCCCCCATGCCGAACCCAGGGTTATGTGGCTAGATGGGAGGAAAGACAGACAGCTTACATTCACCTCCCACTCAAATGACCAGAGAACACCCGCCAAGGAGAGAACACCCAAAGAATTCAGGGCTGGACACTCACCTTAGCAGCAAATTTTGGGCCACCTCTCACAGGCACAGGGGCTCTCTTCTTCTTGTTGGCCTCCAGGGAGAGAGGGGCGTCAGGGAACAGCTTTTCTAGTGCAGCCAGGGCGGCATATGCTTTGGCCACCTTTTTGTTTGAGCCAGCACCCTGAAACTTCTGGCCATCTACCTCGACCTGGGGAGAACAGATGTGTGTCAGGGGTGACCCAACACGGCCCTTGGGGGAGGGACCTCTCCAAAGACCCCAGGTCCCCAGGGGACCCACTCCTGGGACCACTCACCTCCATGACGAAGCGTTTGTCGTGGCTGCCCCCTGTCTCTGAGATGAGTTCATACTTGAGGCCACGCCTCTTCTCGTTAAGTTCCATAACAGGGTTCTTGCCATGCTTGGTCAGGATCGGCCCCTGCTGTTTTACGTTCTcagggaaaacagaaaagaacaccAACAAACTCAGCTAAGGTCTTTCCAACAGGTGGCAGCCGCCCCTGTGTTAAGGGTCTGAGGCCCTCCGCTGCACTCACTCTGCTGCCCACCCCTCTGGAAACCATCCGTGGGCTTGCCAGCAATGGGACCACCTCTACCCACACCGTCTCTCTCAGGGAAACAGCCTAGCCTCGACTACAGGCCTCCAGGGTGCAGCCCCCGATGTTGGGTCAACGCCAGCACAGGCCTCGACAGCTCACACTTCAACTCTGCCCCTCCCAGGGCCCTGGACTGGAAGGCTGTTACGCTTCTGGAGGAAGAGAACGAGGACCAATGACTGTCCTTGTTCAGGGGACCCCAGGCCACTCCTGTGGGGCCTCACAGCACCCACCCTGTGCTCACCTCGGTGGTGGGATCAGAGGGGAAGGCAGCACTGGGCGTCGAGACAGCCTCCACCACAGGTGGAGGGGCCACCACGGCAGGCTTTGCCTCTGTCTCCTCAGCGGAGTCCTCCCCCTTGCTGGAGTCTCTGCCTTCAGCACCCGTGGGCAAGCCCATGTCCTGTAACACCTGCAGTGGGGGGAGACGCCATGTCCCCAGTGAGGAAGGGCTCACCCAGACAAGAATTCTCCCACATCCAGCACCCTGAATCAGCAGCTCTTAGGGAGGCATTCAGCCAACTGGAGGCACTTTCCTGAAGCTCCCAAGACCACCAAATGCCCACCTGCATTTGGAGGCCCTGCGTCCATCAATGACGGCATTCTGGCCGTGTGTGCCTTGGCCACTGGTCAGGCCTCTGTTTCAGTGTTCCCATTCCCTCCCTCAGCCTCGTGCTTGAACAGGGGGAAGTGGCTCTCAATGGGTGTAAAGCTGGGGGAGGTGCTTCACCGTTCTACCGCATTGCCGGCCACACTCACCTTCACAGCCACGTGCAGCTTGGCCGTCTTTTTGGAGGGCCCAGAGGCCTCAAAGGAGCTCCCGTCCACCTCAACTGACATGGTGAAAATGGGGGCGTGCACTGGACCGGTCTGGGAAATCAGTTTGTACTGCAGCCCTGGTTTGAGTTGGTTCAGTCTCATCAGGGCGTTCATTGCTTGTGGAGGCTCTGCCTTCTCCTCTAGAGAGAACACAGTAATGCCACTCTAGAATGCCAGTCAATTCTGACCCTGACAGGGACACTCTCTTGACTGCCCCCCCAACACACTACGTGGTGGAATGGGCAGGAGAGACCGGGTGGCCAAATGTGCTGAAGGCCTGCCTGCCCTGCTATCCAGACCCATACCCTGATTGTGGTCACCAGCTGACGTGCATCCATCTTAGTTGTGTTCCATGCCCATGCTAAGTTTAATCAATCCCCtttatggatcacagccttgtcatggcgaaGGGGCTTGCATAGCTCAaggaagctatgagccatgccatgcagggccacccaagattgaTGGgtggagttctgacaaaatgtgttccactggaggagactggcaaaccactccagcattcctgctgTGAGAACCCCATAACCAATTACTCTCAAAAGGACTTCCACATCAAGTCcgaaaaaaaacagaacaaaagcagGTATGTCACCACTTTGAGCTAAACCTTCAATGAAGCCAGATGGCAGCTAAAACAAGGACCATGCATGAATGTTTGTACCTTTCTTCtgaatcttcttcttctttttgctaGGAGACTTTTCCTCCCCATCTTCCTCCATGGGGCGTTTCATGGGCGTAATGGCGTAGGTGGTGCTGGGGGGTATTTGAACTGAAACGAGACAAGGACGGCAGCAGCTCAGACTCTAGCCTGTCCTCCGCCAGGAGCCCATGATGACATCGCCACCTAGACCCAGGCCCCGCAGCCTCCTTACCTGTGTAGTCCACTGGGTTTTCATTCTTTGGTTTCTTGGGCATCTTAGATGGCAGAGGGTCCATACCCAGTACTTTATGGAGCTGGCCGAACGCAGCTAGTCGCAGCGCgtgctggagaaggggaagaggaatCTGACTCAGCCGCCCTGCACTCCCAGCCCTCATGTGTGCGCTCACTAATGCCTCCTGGAAGGGGTGGGAGCTGAGGTGGTTGCTAATGGTCTCCCCTATAACAGCAAGGGGTCCTCCGCCAGCCAGGGAAGGGCCTGATTGCCAGGGCCCAGCCTTGCTGTGGGGGAAGGCCAGCCTGTGACCACCCCCCTCAAAAGAATACAGGAGACCCCAACCTGGGGACTGGTTGCCACACGGAGCCACGGGGTGGGCCTGCAAGGGAAGGACCCCTGGAGCAGTCCGCACAGCAAATACGTCTCCCTGCTGAACTCGGGTGTCTAAAAACGGCACTCGAGCAGGCCAAAGCGGGGCAGGTGACAACCTCGCGTGGCGCCAGGGGAAAGAA
Proteins encoded:
- the ILF3 gene encoding interleukin enhancer-binding factor 3 isoform X1 codes for the protein MRPVRIFVNDDRHVMAKHSSVYPTQEELEAVQNMVSHTERALKAVSDWIDEQEKGSSDHAESENVDVPAEDEGKEGAGEQKTEHMTRTLRGVMRVGLVAKGLLLKGDLDLELVLLCKEKPTTALLDKVADNLAIQLTAVTDDKYEILQSVDDAAIVIKNTKEPPLSLTIHLTSPVVREEMEKVLAGETLSVNDPPDVLDRQKCLAALASLRHAKWFQARANGLKSCVIVIRVLRDLCTRVPTWGPLRGWPLELLCEKSIGTANRPMGAGEALRRVLECLASGIVMPDGSGIYDPCEKEATDAIGHLDRQQREDITQSAQHALRLAAFGQLHKVLGMDPLPSKMPKKPKNENPVDYTVQIPPSTTYAITPMKRPMEEDGEEKSPSKKKKKIQKKEEKAEPPQAMNALMRLNQLKPGLQYKLISQTGPVHAPIFTMSVEVDGSSFEASGPSKKTAKLHVAVKVLQDMGLPTGAEGRDSSKGEDSAEETEAKPAVVAPPPVVEAVSTPSAAFPSDPTTENVKQQGPILTKHGKNPVMELNEKRRGLKYELISETGGSHDKRFVMEVEVDGQKFQGAGSNKKVAKAYAALAALEKLFPDAPLSLEANKKKRAPVPVRGGPKFAAKPHNPGFGMGGPMHNEVPPPPNLRGRGRGGNIRGRGRGRGFGGANHGGYMNAGAGYGSYGYGGNSATAGYSQFYSNGGHSGNAGGGGGGGGGGSSGYGSYYQGDSYNSPVPPKHAGKKQPHGGQQKPSYGSGYQPHQGQQQSYSQSQYGNYGPPQGKQKGYSHGQGNYSSYSNSYGSPGGGGGSDYSYESKFNYSGSGGRSGGNSYGSGGSSYNPGSHGGYGGSGGGSSYQGKQGGYSSQSNYNSPGSGQNYSGPPSSYQSSQGGYGRNADHSMNYQYR
- the ILF3 gene encoding interleukin enhancer-binding factor 3 isoform X2, which produces MRPVRIFVNDDRHVMAKHSSVYPTQEELEAVQNMVSHTERALKAVSDWIDEQEKGSSDHAESENVDVPAEDEGKEGAGEQKTEHMTRTLRGVMRVGLVAKGLLLKGDLDLELVLLCKEKPTTALLDKVADNLAIQLTAVTDDKYEILQSVDDAAIVIKNTKEPPLSLTIHLTSPVVREEMEKVLAGETLSVNDPPDVLDRQKCLAALASLRHAKWFQARANGLKSCVIVIRVLRDLCTRVPTWGPLRGWPLELLCEKSIGTANRPMGAGEALRRVLECLASGIVMPDGSGIYDPCEKEATDAIGHLDRQQREDITQSAQHALRLAAFGQLHKVLGMDPLPSKMPKKPKNENPVDYTVQIPPSTTYAITPMKRPMEEDGEEKSPSKKKKKIQKKEEKAEPPQAMNALMRLNQLKPGLQYKLISQTGPVHAPIFTMSVEVDGSSFEASGPSKKTAKLHVAVKVLQDMGLPTGAEGRDSSKGEDSAEETEAKPAVVAPPPVVEAVSTPSAAFPSDPTTEQGPILTKHGKNPVMELNEKRRGLKYELISETGGSHDKRFVMEVEVDGQKFQGAGSNKKVAKAYAALAALEKLFPDAPLSLEANKKKRAPVPVRGGPKFAAKPHNPGFGMGGPMHNEVPPPPNLRGRGRGGNIRGRGRGRGFGGANHGGYMNAGAGYGSYGYGGNSATAGYSQFYSNGGHSGNAGGGGGGGGGGSSGYGSYYQGDSYNSPVPPKHAGKKQPHGGQQKPSYGSGYQPHQGQQQSYSQSQYGNYGPPQGKQKGYSHGQGNYSSYSNSYGSPGGGGGSDYSYESKFNYSGSGGRSGGNSYGSGGSSYNPGSHGGYGGSGGGSSYQGKQGGYSSQSNYNSPGSGQNYSGPPSSYQSSQGGYGRNADHSMNYQYR
- the ILF3 gene encoding interleukin enhancer-binding factor 3 isoform X4; the encoded protein is MRPVRIFVNDDRHVMAKHSSVYPTQEELEAVQNMVSHTERALKAVSDWIDEQEKGSSDHAESENVDVPAEDEGKEGAGEQKTEHMTRTLRGVMRVGLVAKGLLLKGDLDLELVLLCKEKPTTALLDKVADNLAIQLTAVTDDKYEILQSVDDAAIVIKNTKEPPLSLTIHLTSPVVREEMEKVLAGETLSVNDPPDVLDRQKCLAALASLRHAKWFQARANGLKSCVIVIRVLRDLCTRVPTWGPLRGWPLELLCEKSIGTANRPMGAGEALRRVLECLASGIVMPDGSGIYDPCEKEATDAIGHLDRQQREDITQSAQHALRLAAFGQLHKVLGMDPLPSKMPKKPKNENPVDYTVQIPPSTTYAITPMKRPMEEDGEEKSPSKKKKKIQKKEEKAEPPQAMNALMRLNQLKPGLQYKLISQTGPVHAPIFTMSVEVDGSSFEASGPSKKTAKLHVAVKVLQDMGLPTGAEGRDSSKGEDSAEETEAKPAVVAPPPVVEAVSTPSAAFPSDPTTEQGPILTKHGKNPVMELNEKRRGLKYELISETGGSHDKRFVMEVEVDGQKFQGAGSNKKVAKAYAALAALEKLFPDAPLSLEANKKKRAPVPVRGGPKFAAKPHNPGFGMGGPMHNEVPPPPNLRGRGRGGNIRGRGRGRGFGGANHGGYMNAGAGYGSYGYGGNSATAGYSDFFTDCYGYHDFGSS